A window from Culex pipiens pallens isolate TS chromosome 3, TS_CPP_V2, whole genome shotgun sequence encodes these proteins:
- the LOC120419531 gene encoding deoxyribodipyrimidine photo-lyase gives MRFLPRVDCSILQKGRYFATMKKASSSKSDEPAAKKPKVEGGPIKVDDFVDKFKAIRQETAKSVLDFDFKKKRIRILSDAKEVEEGKAGVVYWMSRDARVQDNWAFLFAQKLAMKNELPLHVCFSLVPKFLEATIRHFKFMLKGLEEVAKECESLNIQFHMLTGMAKDTVPKFVKAHKMGAVVCDFSPLRVPAQWVEDVRKALSAEVPLCQVDAHNVVPVWVTSEKLEYAARTIRTKVNNNLNTYLTQFPPVVKHPHKSKLKAEPIDWPKLLDTLQVDRTVDEVEWAVPGYTGGVATLQGFVEKRLRKFNAKRNDPTDDALSNLSPWFHFGQISVQRAILAVKKYGKGFSEGVASFCEEAIVRRELSDNFCYYNKNYDNLQGAYDWARKTLDDHRKDKRTHVYTRDQLEQAKTHDDLWNSAQLQMVKEGKMHGFLRMYWAKKILEWTKSPEEALETAIYLNDRYQLDGRDPNGYVGCMWSIAGIHDQGWREREVFGKIRYMNYEGCKRKFDVAAFVARYGGKVYKSK, from the exons ATGAGGTTTCTGCCCCGCGTTGATTGTTCCATTCTACAAAAGGGGAGATATTTTGC CACCATGAAAAAAGCGTCCTCCTCAAAATCGGACGAACCGGCCGCGAAGAAGCCAAAGGTCGAGGGAGGTCCCATCAAGGTGGACGATTTCGTGGACAAGTTTAAGGCGATCCGCCAGGAAACGGCCAAGTCTGTGCTGGACTTTGACTTCAAGAAGAAGCGCATTCGGATTCTGTCGGACGCGAAGGAGGTTGAGGAGGGCAAGGCCGGAGTGGTCTACTGGATGTCGCGCGATGCCCGCGTCCAGGACAATTGGGCGTTCCTGTTTGCGCAGAAGCTGGCGATGAAGAACGAGCTGCCGCTGCACGTTTGCTTCAGTTTGGTTCCAAAGTTCCTGGAGGCCACCATCCGGCACTTTAAGTTTATGCTGAAGGGGCTGGAGGAGGTGGCGAAGGAGTGTGAATCTTTGAACATACAGTTCCACATGCTGACTGGGATGGCGAAGGACACGGTGCCGAAGTTTGTTAAGGCGCACAAAATGGGCGCGGTCGTGTGTGACTTCAGTCCGTTGCGCGTTCCGGCGCAGTGGGTTGAGGACGTGCGGAAGGCACTGTCGGCCGAGGTTCCGCTGTGTCAGGTCGACGCCCACAACGTGGTCCCGGTTTGGGTGACCTCGGAGAAGCTGGAGTACGCGGCGCGCACCATTCGCACAAAGGTCAACAACAATCTCAACACGTACCTGACGCAGTTTCCGCCGGTCGTCAAACATCCGCACAAGTCCAAGTTGAAGGCGGAACCGATCGATTGGCCTAAGCTGCTGGACACGCTCCAGGTCGATCGCACTGTTGACGAGGTCGAATGGGCCGTCCCCGGTTACACCGGCGGCGTGGCCACTCTACAAGGATTCGTCGAGAAGCGCCTTCGGAAGTTCAACGCCAAGCGGAACGATCCAACCGACGATGCCCTCTCGAATCTCTCGCCTTGGTTCCACTTTGGCCAAATTTCCGTGCAACGTGCGATTCTCGCCGTCAAAAAGTACGGCAAGGGCTTCTCCGAGGGCGTGGCCTCGTTCTGCGAGGAAGCCATCGTCCGCCGTGAACTCTCGGACAACTTTTGCTACTACAACAAAAACTACGACAACCTACAGGGAGCCTACGACTGGGCCCGCAAAACCTTGGACGATCATCGCAAGGACAAACGCACCCACGTCTACACCCGCGACCAGCTCGAGCAGGCCAAAACGCACGACGACCTGTGGAACTCGGCCCAACTGCAGATGGTCAAGGAGGGCAAAATGCACGGCTTTCTGCGCATGTACTGGGCGAAGAAGATCCTCGAATGGACCAAGTCGCCGGAGGAGGCGCTCGAAACCGCAATCTACCTCAACGACCGTTACCAGCTGGACGGACGTGATCCGAACGGATACGTCGGCTGTATGTGGAGCATCGCCGGCATCCACGATCAGGGCTGGCGCGAGCGGGAAGTTTTCGGCAAGATTCGCTACATGAACTACGAGGGCTGCAAGCGCAAGTTTGATGTGGCGGCGTTTGTGGCGCGTTACGGCGGAAAGGTCTACAAGAGCAAGTAG
- the LOC120419530 gene encoding E3 ubiquitin-protein ligase LRSAM1-like — translation MGCRISSSNNENFAPSTNKIDLNAADEMDPTDQQPTLQTSVDYKARLERKQCLAKETPEPVYDLAECNLKDVPPGVFIMCKVLRKELLSLANNRLTSLTGGGALADLQLLVTLNLTSNRFRKLPEEIGTLQNLRELLLANNNLERLPVQINRLQKLQLLDLSSNNLTTIDQLSFMANLRILNVCGNPRLTKLPNQLATCDNLVDLVLDPNTIVEPPPEVIEAGTYAIVKYLSTGELLIGRPPPQDQHDSRAKTSTINFINSERDDQRAAEFAREKHQKEKQLLAQERLAYEKDYLAESKLHEQHQRKKQQLLEQLLHQQNHESVGFTRLQEEKQSERQRLINDILKDELHSSQLVDNLLSLKNGPDPTFLERERQDQQHLLEQLRVQQNDLRKQEILTAMTDLLENEINVIQNFHNQRDQSSRTILEQEYETNNLLNNVFLNYDRNRQEIIDQVNCDEDIQKSAVAALIARNDSRTWGLVEQVRIVESQLAALTTYEIDRKKINQDDQINHLSEQRINLTYVLMDLLKQQDQRKHQLLDTLKIIERQKEGEQTDFWLLQYQKLLDHQPVEITQDSASIDPILGYQFLENGVVHCLPFLSKIWQNRDKELSSVTDGDLLEAGVQNPTDRRAILASIGSYYDYLNRRIEFPEGDTSPETPTAPTEDQPEQPAPSCPPEDGAGVSGGAAIQFAECVICMEETVQVIFLPCGHMCCCSGCHTEIRDCPMCRAYIERKIKVIQP, via the exons ATGGGTTGTCGCATTTCGTCCTCGAACAATGAGAATTTCGCTCCATCGACCAACAAGATCGACCTCAACGCAGCGGACGAGATGGATCCGACCGATCAGCAGCCAACTCTGCAGACCTCGGTGGACTACAAAGCGCGCCTAGAGCGAAAGCAGTGTCTG GCTAAGGAAACCCCCGAACCGGTGTACGATTTGGCGGAATGCAACCTGAAGGACGTCCCACCGGGAGTGTTCATCATGTGCAAGGTACTGCGCAAAGAGCTGCTTTCGCTGGCAAACAATAGGCTAACTTCACTCACCGGAGGAGGAGCGCTGGCTGACCTGCAGCTGCTGGTGACGCTCAACTTGACCAGCAATCGGTTCCGCAAGCTACCGGAGGAGATTGGGACGCTGCAAAATCTCAGG GAACTTCTACTAGCCAACAACAATTTAGAGCGACTCCCAGTTCAGATCAACCGCCTACAAAAGCTACAGCTGCTGGACCTGTCCTCGAACAATCTAACTACAATCGACCAGCTATCGTTCATGGCCAATCTGCGAATACTGAACGTCTGTGGGAACCCCCGGCTCACGAAACTCCCCAATCAGCTCGCAACATGTGATAATCTTGTAGACTTAGTACTCGACCCCAACACCATCGTCGAACCCCCTCCGGAAGTCATCGAAGCCGGAACCTACGCCATCGTCAAGTATCTATCAACCGGAGAGCTGCTCATCGGTCGACCACCACCGCAAGACCAGCACGACTCCCGCGCCAAAACCAGCACAATCAACTTTATCAACAGCGAACGGGACGACCAGCGGGCCGCCGAGTTTGCCCGCGAAAAACACCAAAAAGAGAAGCAACTCCTCGCCCAGGAACGTCTAGCGTACGAGAAAGACTACCTAGCCGAGAGCAAACTCCACGAGCAACACCAGCGCAAAAAGCAACAACTGCTCGAGCAGCTTCTCCACCAACAGAACCACGAATCCGTCGGATTCACCCGACTCCAAGAGGAGAAACAATCCGAGCGCCAGCGCCTCATCAACGACATCCTAAAAGACGAACTACATTCCAGCCAACTCGTCGACAACCTCCTATCCCTCAAGAACGGCCCCGACCCCACCTTCCTCGAGCGCGAACGCCAAGATCAGCAGCACCTGCTCGAGCAGCTACGCGTCCAGCAGAACGACCTGCGCAAACAGGAAATCCTCACCGCCATGACCGACCTGCTCGAGAACGAAATCAACGTCATTCAGAATTTCCACAACCAGCGCGACCAATCGTCGCGCACCATCCTCGAGCAGGAGTACGAAACGAACAACCTGCTGAACAACGTCTTTCTCAACTACGATCGCAACCGGCAGGAAATCATCGATCAGGTCAACTGCGACGAAGACATTCAAAAGTCGGCGGTGGCGGCGCTTATCGCGCGAAACGACTCCCGAACCTGGGGCCTCGTGGAGCAGGTTCGAATCGTCGAGAGTCAGCTGGCGGCGCTGACGACGTACGAGATCGACCGGAAGAAGATCAACCAGGACGATCAGATT AACCACCTTTCGGAACAGAGAATCAATCTAACCTACGTACTGATGGATTTGCTCAAACAACAGGACCAACGGAAGCACCAG CTTCTCGACACGCTCAAAATAATCGAACGCCAGAAGGAGGGCGAGCAGACGGACTTTTGGCTGCTGCAGTACCAGAAGCTGCTGGACCACCAACCCGTCGAAATCACCCAGGACAGCGCCTCGATCGACCCGATCCTGGGCTATCAATTCCTCGAGAACGGCGTCGTACACTGTCTGCCCTTCCTGTCCAAAATCTGGCAGAACCGCGACAAGGAACTGTCCAGCGTTACGGATGGCGATCTGCTCGAAGCAGGTGTTCAAAATCCGACCGACCGACGGGCCATTTTGGCCTCGATTGGCAGCTATTACGACTATCTGAACCGACGGATCGAGTTCCCTGAGGGCGATACGAGCCCGGAGACGCCTACGGCACCGACGGAGGACCAGCCGGAACAACCGGCACCAAGTTGTCCACCGGAGGACGGGGCTGGGGTCAGCGGAGGAGCGGCGATTCAGTTTGCCGAGTGCGTCATTTGTATGGAAGAAACG GTTCAAGTTATCTTCTTGCCTTGCGGTCACATGTGCTGCTGCTCCGGATGTCACACGGAAATCCGCGACTGTCCCATGTGCCGTGCGTACATCGAGCGCAAGATTAAGGTCATTCAACCGTAA
- the LOC120419539 gene encoding peroxisomal leader peptide-processing protease: MKLPPFRNGLIYYPYGNQKSSAVVFNNDLVLTTGLTLLQVPNNQADLGSLPQNQLICVGNRPEFKKPTFKLILEKGKDKLTEQEVQIAFVLKSSNVESFVKQNFSGLKFLVDGEYRLISEYSQHFSSFLILKPTDRKLQLQDIKESFQSIVNTTINQITTLDEIVCVSAPFGSENFINSVSYGHVANTFGTDNCLMLLNLVSTFGCDGAGVYDQRLNLRGLLLGSTFAHQNDNVSFSLAINVNEILKVLFKDHYLKGSPESIQTDVTKSVCMIDSMGCWGTGCLLKMHDRQFVLTCSHVLSSNNIVCHVKDEELELKLLYKNPIYDSAYDLALLEVSSKSNPNKTNFCQLANYQPKIGQPVYSVGFPLFKSFGWSDNFKPTIYRGQVTKHSEGILFTDCPVQAGQSGGPLFDERGDLVAVMVSNFKSALDDRIYPWHNMCVPVWDLYRVLEEYCDTNDLKRLTKLQASSEIVNKWKLRRPKITSRL, translated from the exons atgaag ctaCCCCCATTCCGCAATGGATTAATTTACTACCCGTACGGAAATCAAAAGAGTTCAGCGGTGGTCTTCAACAATGACTTGGTCCTTACGACTGGTTTAACATTACTTCAAGTGCCAAATAATCAAGCCGATTTGGGAAGCCTTCCTCAGAACCAGCTAATTTGTGTAGGGAATCGTCCAGAATTCAAAAAGCCAACATTCAAACTTATTCTGGAAAAAGGCAAAGATAAACTCACAGAACAGGAGGTGCAAATTGCATTCGTTTTAAAATCGTCAAACGTAGAATCTTTCGTGAAACAGAACTTCTCTGGGTTGAAGTTTTTGGTAGACGGAGAATATCGCTTGATCTCCGAATACAGCCAAcatttttcttcgtttttaaTCTTAAAACCCACCGATCGCAAGTTGCAACTGCAAGATATCAAAGAATCATTTCAAAGCATTGTGAATACCACAATCAATCAAATCACAACTTTAGATGAAATTGTATGCGTTAGTGCACCATTTGGAAGTGAAAACTTCATCAATAGTGTCAGCTACGGCCATGTAGCGAATACTTTCGGAACTGATAACTGCTTGATGCTGTTGAATTTGGTGTCGACGTTTGGCTGTGATGGCGCTGGAGTTTATGATCAGCGATT aaacctGCGAGGACTTCTACTTGGATCAACGTTTGCCCACCAAAACGATAACGTTTCATTCTCGTTAGCAATCAACGTaaacgaaattttgaaagtgtTATTCAAGGATCATTACCTGAAAGGTTCTCCAGAAAGCATCCAAACTGACGTAACAAAGTCGGTTTGCATGATCGATTCTATGGGCTGCTGGGGAACTGGATGTCTATTAAAAATGCACGATCGTCAATTCGTCTTGACTTGCTCGCATGTTTTGAGCAGC aacAACATAGTTTGTCACGTGAAAGACGAAGAACTAGAACTGAAACTTCTCTACAAAAATCCAATCTACGATTCCGCTTACGATCTTGCTCTCCTGGAAGTTTCCAGCAAATCCAACCCAAACAAAACTAACTTCTGCCAACTGGCAAACTACCAACCAAAAATCGGCCAACCAGTGTACTCGGTCGGATTCCCCCTGTTCAAGTCGTTCGGTTGGAGTGATAATTTCAAGCCCACAATCTACCGCGGACAAGTTACGAAACATTCCGAAGGGATCCTCTTCACGGACTGTCCCGTGCAGGCTGGCCAAAGTGGCGGTCCCCTGTTTGATGAGCGAGGCGATCTGGTGGCAGTGATGGTTTCCAACTTCAAAAGTGCGCTGGACGATCGGATTTATCCGTGGCACAACATGTGCGTTCCGGTGTGGGATTTGTACCGAGTTTTGGAGGAATATTGTGATACAAATG atttgaaaAGGCTGACAAAACTACAGGCTAGTAgcgaaattgtaaataaatggaAATTACGAAGGCCTAAAATAACAAGTAGATTATAG